Genomic window (Paenibacillus sp. 37):
TCAACGGCGATGCCTACCTGTTTCAGCTGTTGCTGGATAATTGCAGCAATGTCATTGCGTTTCTCCCGATTGGGTGAACCATCGACATAACGCAGGGTCAGCTTCTGGCCGTCTTTGGCACGAATACCGTCTGCACCTTTCACCCAGCCTTGTTCGTCCAGCAGCTGATTGGCTTTGTTGATGTCCGGGTTGATGCTTCCTTCCAGCGATGCATCATATCCCAGGATTCCAGGAGACAGTGCGGACCACGCACGTTCGTAGTTGCCCAGATATAATGTTTTGACAATCGATTCCACATCTACAGCGGATTGCACTGCCTGCCTTACTTTCACATCATCCCAAGGCGCTTTGCGCAGATTGAAAAAGAGTGTATATGGCAGTCCAACTGTATTGGCCTGCAACAATTGCTGGTTCGGATCGTTCTTTAAGGCAGCGATATTTTGCGGCGGAACGGTCTCGGCAGCGAGTACCTGACTACTCTGAACACTTCCGATGCGTGTCGCTTCTTCCGGTACGATCTTGAATGTGATCGTATCCACATGAGGTGCGGCTTTATTTTCAACCGTCTCAGGTCCCCAGTTGTAATCCTTGTTCTTGGCAACGACGATATCCGCATTTTCATCCCATTTCACAAAGGTATACGGACCCGTGCCCACCGGATTTTTACCCAGCTGATCGCCATATTTTTGGGCAGCTGTAGGGGATACGATCCCCAGTAGCGCCTGACTCAAATTGCCGAGAAAAGCTTGCGATGGTGAATCCAGATTTACCTTGATGGTATATTCATCAATGACTTCGGAGGAGCTGTACGGTCTAATCAGGGCAAGGGAATTGGCAGCTTTGGTGGCCGGATCAATCACCCGGTCCAGATTGTATTTCACGGCTTCCGCATTAAACGGCGTACCATCGTGGAACTTCACACCTTCACGCAGCTTGAACGTATAACTCTTGCCGTCCTTGGATACGCTCCATTCCGTGGCAAGCCAAGGTTTGATGGAGCCATCAGGCAGCTGCACGACCAGATTGTCGTAGATCGTCCGGATGGCACGCACCGTTACGGCAAGCCCACTGCGATGAGGGTCCAGCGTATCCGGTGAAGTTGCAAGTGCAAAACTCAGGTTGCCTCCTTCGACTTGCCCGGTCTGCCCCCCAC
Coding sequences:
- a CDS encoding ABC transporter substrate-binding protein, giving the protein MNRSISWMKYMALAALLVMVLSGCGAAGGSTNSTAQASGGGQTGQVEGGNLSFALATSPDTLDPHRSGLAVTVRAIRTIYDNLVVQLPDGSIKPWLATEWSVSKDGKSYTFKLREGVKFHDGTPFNAEAVKYNLDRVIDPATKAANSLALIRPYSSSEVIDEYTIKVNLDSPSQAFLGNLSQALLGIVSPTAAQKYGDQLGKNPVGTGPYTFVKWDENADIVVAKNKDYNWGPETVENKAAPHVDTITFKIVPEEATRIGSVQSSQVLAAETVPPQNIAALKNDPNQQLLQANTVGLPYTLFFNLRKAPWDDVKVRQAVQSAVDVESIVKTLYLGNYERAWSALSPGILGYDASLEGSINPDINKANQLLDEQGWVKGADGIRAKDGQKLTLRYVDGSPNREKRNDIAAIIQQQLKQVGIAVEVEITKDIATVIYQNWDYDLYGNSQVNSDPNALYAFYHTSAKGERPTLSGLSDPKIDELLEQGAVETDPDKRVQIYNQIQHYLIEQAVILPIYVFPYTVAASKRVEGIKFDSLGYPLFNDVRIQP